The following proteins are encoded in a genomic region of bacterium:
- a CDS encoding ABC transporter permease — translation MAAYIVRRVVAAAGMTLAIATAVFLLLRAVPGDVVVVMLGENGGSPEKIAAMRHALGLDRPLPVQYGEWLGRFARGDFGTSILSGLSIRGELAVRVPHSLELGAVALAAGIALGIPLGILAARDAGGPVDLALSGVSSLGLMFPAFVVAAVFVLVFGLVLHWFPATGYVAWSDDPLGHLRHLVLPAVTLALTFAPVIMRMTRAGMLEALSQEFVRTAQAKGLAERAVLVRHVLRNSLIPVVTVLGLQAGELIGRIVLIEYIFNWPGVATLLLSGVFQRDYPLVQAVVVVIAFSFVLINLLVDLAYMVIDPRIRLA, via the coding sequence GTGGCCGCCTACATCGTCCGCCGCGTCGTCGCCGCCGCCGGCATGACGCTGGCGATCGCGACGGCCGTGTTCCTGCTGCTGCGCGCGGTCCCGGGGGACGTCGTGGTCGTCATGCTCGGCGAGAACGGCGGCTCGCCGGAAAAGATCGCCGCGATGCGCCACGCGCTCGGCCTCGACCGCCCGCTGCCGGTTCAGTACGGCGAGTGGCTCGGCCGGTTCGCCCGCGGCGACTTCGGCACGTCGATTCTGTCCGGGCTGTCGATCCGGGGCGAGCTCGCGGTGCGCGTGCCGCACTCGCTGGAGCTCGGGGCGGTGGCGCTCGCGGCCGGCATCGCGCTCGGGATCCCGCTCGGCATCCTGGCCGCGCGCGACGCGGGCGGCCCCGTCGATCTGGCGCTCAGCGGCGTCTCGTCGCTTGGCCTGATGTTTCCGGCGTTCGTCGTGGCGGCGGTGTTCGTCCTCGTCTTCGGCCTCGTGCTGCACTGGTTCCCGGCCACGGGCTACGTCGCATGGTCGGACGATCCGCTCGGGCACCTCCGCCACCTAGTCTTGCCCGCGGTCACCCTTGCGCTCACGTTCGCGCCGGTCATTATGCGCATGACCCGCGCCGGCATGCTCGAGGCGCTGTCGCAAGAGTTCGTCCGGACGGCGCAGGCGAAGGGCCTGGCGGAGCGGGCGGTGCTGGTCCGCCACGTGCTGCGGAACTCGTTGATCCCCGTGGTCACCGTACTCGGGCTGCAGGCCGGCGAGTTGATCGGCCGGATCGTCCTGATCGAGTACATCTTCAACTGGCCCGGCGTTGCGACGCTCCTGCTTTCGGGTGTGTTCCAGCGCGACTACCCGCTCGTGCAGGCGGTGGTGGTCGTCATCGCGTTCTCGTTCGTCCTGATCAACCTCCTGGTCGATCTCGCGTACATGGTGATCGATCCCCGGATCCGCCTGGCGTGA
- a CDS encoding ABC transporter permease, translated as MRRLGPRLWIGGGLLAVMVAAAALAPWIAPADPLEMGPSLLAPPSHAHPLGTDSFGRDTLARLLYSARVSLAVALSSALIASAGGTLLGLVGATYRGGVEWTVMRVVDLILAFPPILLAIAVVTFLGQGLGKLSAVIAVLYLPAFARLAYGGALGVAQREYVDAARALGASVWHQMRRHILPNIAGPLIVQCSLSAGFAILVESGLSFLGLGVLPPAPTWGRMVSESRSYMQLAPLLLVWPSAAIAVAVGTFNMLGDGLRDALDPRSGRGRR; from the coding sequence GTGAGGCGCCTCGGCCCGCGCCTCTGGATCGGCGGCGGCCTGCTCGCCGTGATGGTGGCCGCGGCCGCCCTCGCGCCCTGGATCGCGCCCGCCGATCCGCTGGAGATGGGCCCGTCGCTGCTCGCCCCGCCCTCGCACGCCCATCCGCTCGGCACCGACTCGTTCGGGCGGGATACCCTCGCGCGCCTCCTCTACAGCGCCCGGGTGTCGCTCGCGGTGGCGCTCTCGTCGGCCCTCATCGCCTCCGCCGGCGGAACGCTGCTTGGCCTGGTCGGCGCCACGTACCGGGGTGGGGTGGAGTGGACGGTGATGCGCGTCGTGGACCTCATCCTCGCCTTTCCGCCGATCCTGCTCGCGATCGCGGTGGTCACGTTCCTCGGGCAGGGCCTCGGGAAGCTGTCGGCGGTCATCGCGGTCCTGTACCTGCCGGCCTTCGCGCGCCTCGCGTACGGAGGCGCGCTCGGCGTCGCCCAGCGGGAGTACGTCGACGCGGCGCGCGCGCTCGGCGCGTCGGTCTGGCACCAGATGCGCCGGCACATCCTCCCCAACATCGCGGGACCGCTTATCGTCCAGTGTTCGCTCTCCGCCGGGTTTGCGATCCTGGTCGAGTCGGGGCTGAGCTTTCTCGGGCTCGGCGTCCTGCCGCCCGCCCCCACGTGGGGGCGCATGGTCAGCGAGAGCCGCAGTTACATGCAGCTCGCGCCGCTGCTGCTCGTGTGGCCGTCCGCGGCGATCGCCGTCGCGGTCGGCACCTTCAACATGCTCGGCGACGGGCTGCGCGACGCACTCGACCCCCGAAGCGGCCGCGGGAGGCGCTGA